Genomic segment of Populus nigra chromosome 6, ddPopNigr1.1, whole genome shotgun sequence:
TATATATATAGTGAGAAAGGATTTTAAGATAGGTACctaatattaattcaaacttGTGCATGCTGACTacaacataaataatatttgtatagGTTAAAAGTTTCGGGACCACTTTGCTTACTTAGCCATCCCCAAAAACTTGTTTTACTCTTGCTGATTAAATAGTTTTCTACATGTATTGCAGTTGAGAAGATTCACATAATATATGAACTATCCATAAGGATCATAAtgagtatgttttttttctagaaaaatttGAAGATTCAATTTAAAGAACCCTAATATAGACTCTTCAATCAAGTTGCACAAGGTTTTCTATTGACATGGATATCTATTGGGAGTCGATATTTAACAAATTATAGGATATTAGGATATTACATATTATAGGCTTGTATATATTCAGGAAAGGTTTATTATTCTTGTGTTCTAATCTCTACATTAACTATTTATTATACATTGTCCTATATGTATAAATAAGAAAGGTTGGCTAACTAATTGGCTAGGTCTCTTGTTATTCTTAACTTGGTATTAACGCGCTAACATAGtaaaactcttttttcttctttgtaatGGATTCTAATCTCTAACAATATCAAGCAACAAACGAAGAGTGCGCGTGTGTATGGAGACAACATGAAAACTAAGGAAAAGCCAAAGCTAAAaagcttcttatttatttaagatttatttatgcCCACCACATGATAGTAGGCAGTCGAGATCCTTCATACAGGATTGCAGTAGATAATAGTTCTGGTTCAAACATGATAATAGGCAATCGACTTCCCTCAATATCATTCTGACACCATTTTATTCTCGATTTTTGGTGCTCTCTATTCATCTGGTTCAAACATAACAAGAAGAGGGCCGGCACCAGGAACCAAGTTCTTGTCACCGTTGACGCCAACTGGGATGCATGAGCATTCACAGAAGGGTTCGGACATTGGACAAAAAGAAAGCTGATAAAAACTATTATCACCTTCATACTTGGTGATCTCAAACCGATTCAATCTATCAACACCTCCAGTGGTCACAATGTATCCTTTCAGTGTTGTACTGAATCGGATTTTCCACATGGGTGTCACGCCTCCCATTAAGCACATGGCACCTGGCCCTGCAAAGTTCACATTTAGATGAGTTCCTTCGCGGATGACACTATCGGTGGATTGTATAACTGGTGAAAATGTTATTGGGAGGCTCTCGTTCAATGTGGAAAGTATAACATCTGAATTGCATAAGACCTGGCCATTGATAGTGACTGCAAGAGTTGTTGTATT
This window contains:
- the LOC133695685 gene encoding wound-responsive protein GWIN3-like; amino-acid sequence: MKITEVLGLSFLLFAFIGTSFPEAVHAKDAAAVLDVFGHEVQAGARYLIVAPSTDNTTTLAVTINGQVLCNSDVILSTLNESLPITFSPVIQSTDSVIREGTHLNVNFAGPGAMCLMGGVTPMWKIRFSTTLKGYIVTTGGVDRLNRFEITKYEGDNSFYQLSFCPMSEPFCECSCIPVGVNGDKNLVPGAGPLLVMFEPDE